In Candidatus Promineifilum breve, one genomic interval encodes:
- a CDS encoding TrmH family RNA methyltransferase: MITSRANPQVKYVRRLLTERRYRTAESAFIVEGTRWMRELAAAGVVPRALFATDAWLTSNEGRGLAARLGAAAVPVSDEVMAAMSDTETAPGVLAVLPIAPQPWPDAPALLLILDAVSNPGNLGTILRVASAAGADGVLLGPGCVDAYNPKVARGSMGALLRLPVRAANWDEIGEAVAGLDVWLAAARDGVAYAAVDWRRPAAILIGGEAHGAGAPAERLATGRVTIPMRDATESLNAALAAGIILFEAARQREND; the protein is encoded by the coding sequence ATGATTACCAGCCGCGCCAACCCTCAGGTGAAATATGTCCGCCGCTTGCTAACCGAACGGCGCTACCGGACGGCCGAGAGCGCCTTTATCGTCGAGGGCACGCGCTGGATGCGCGAGTTGGCCGCGGCCGGCGTCGTCCCCCGCGCGCTTTTTGCCACCGATGCCTGGTTGACGAGCAACGAAGGGCGCGGGCTGGCGGCGCGGCTGGGCGCGGCGGCCGTGCCGGTCAGTGACGAGGTGATGGCCGCCATGAGCGACACCGAGACCGCGCCGGGCGTACTGGCCGTGCTGCCCATCGCGCCACAACCGTGGCCCGATGCGCCGGCGCTACTGCTTATCCTCGACGCCGTGAGTAATCCCGGCAATCTGGGGACGATCCTGCGCGTGGCCTCGGCCGCCGGGGCCGATGGCGTATTGCTGGGGCCGGGCTGCGTCGATGCCTACAACCCCAAGGTGGCGCGCGGCAGCATGGGGGCACTCCTGCGCCTGCCGGTGCGGGCGGCCAACTGGGACGAGATCGGCGAAGCGGTGGCCGGGCTGGACGTATGGCTGGCCGCGGCGCGCGATGGTGTGGCCTACGCCGCCGTCGATTGGCGACGGCCGGCGGCCATTCTCATCGGCGGCGAGGCCCACGGCGCGGGCGCGCCGGCCGAACGTCTGGCGACCGGCCGCGTCACCATCCCCATGCGCGACGCCACCGAGTCGCTCAACGCGGCGCTGGCGGCGGGGATTATCCTCTTCGAAGCGGCGCGACAGAGGGAGAACGATTAA
- a CDS encoding M23 family metallopeptidase yields the protein MDRNTGEKRRQWGRPLLLLAGALLGFVLLAGPVASQPLRPQMLAAGGGAYAPPSDALSDTERAAIEAMLRANIARLTAEGRLAPAAPSRVTLGWPLAQRAGLADPGYHAVTGFMDHNPNYANQLLDYACGGRTYDTGGGYNHQGTDFYLWPFAWNKMAAGDVAVVAAADGVIIGRREGNSDQSCNFNSNSWNAVYVRHADGSVAWYGHLKRDSVTTKGVGDTVAAGETLGLVGSSGNSTGPHLHFELYDDGQLTDPYAGSCNALDGGGWWMAQRPYYDSAVNKLTTSTAPVDWGACPQPDLTFEVQQFQPGDSITFSTYYRDQLSTQTSLYRLRAPDGSIYAQWSHNSPATYSLSYWWWTYHFPEGVPTGTWRFEVAFEQQTASHNFYVGAPSTVTTTATATPTATPTATPSPSATATATITGTPPTPTATATGTPPTPTATATTAPQPPGWSLFIPIAR from the coding sequence ATGGACAGGAACACGGGCGAAAAGCGCCGTCAGTGGGGGAGGCCGCTCCTGTTACTGGCCGGCGCGCTGTTAGGATTTGTGTTGCTGGCCGGGCCGGTGGCCTCGCAGCCGCTGCGGCCGCAGATGCTGGCGGCGGGCGGCGGAGCGTACGCGCCGCCCAGCGACGCGCTGAGCGACACCGAGCGGGCGGCTATTGAGGCCATGCTGCGGGCCAATATCGCCCGGCTGACGGCCGAGGGGCGATTGGCGCCCGCCGCCCCCTCGCGCGTGACCCTGGGCTGGCCGCTGGCCCAACGCGCCGGCCTGGCCGACCCCGGCTACCATGCCGTCACCGGCTTCATGGACCACAACCCAAACTATGCCAACCAGTTACTCGACTACGCCTGCGGCGGGCGCACCTATGACACCGGCGGCGGCTACAACCATCAGGGGACTGATTTCTACCTGTGGCCGTTCGCCTGGAACAAGATGGCCGCCGGTGACGTGGCCGTTGTCGCCGCGGCCGACGGCGTCATCATCGGCCGGCGCGAGGGCAATTCCGACCAGAGCTGCAACTTCAACAGTAACTCCTGGAACGCCGTCTACGTGCGCCATGCCGACGGCTCGGTCGCCTGGTACGGCCACCTGAAGCGCGATTCGGTGACGACAAAGGGCGTCGGCGACACCGTGGCGGCGGGCGAAACCCTGGGCCTGGTCGGCAGTTCCGGCAATTCGACCGGGCCGCATCTGCACTTCGAGCTGTACGACGACGGGCAGTTGACCGATCCTTATGCCGGTAGCTGCAACGCGCTTGATGGCGGCGGGTGGTGGATGGCGCAGCGGCCCTATTACGACTCGGCCGTCAACAAGCTGACCACCAGCACCGCGCCGGTCGATTGGGGCGCCTGCCCCCAGCCCGACCTGACCTTCGAGGTCCAGCAGTTCCAGCCCGGCGACAGCATCACCTTTTCCACCTACTACCGCGACCAGTTGAGCACCCAGACGAGCCTCTATCGCCTGCGCGCGCCCGATGGCTCGATCTACGCCCAATGGAGCCACAACAGCCCGGCCACCTACTCGCTGTCCTACTGGTGGTGGACCTATCATTTCCCGGAGGGCGTGCCCACAGGGACGTGGCGCTTCGAGGTGGCGTTCGAGCAGCAAACCGCGAGCCACAATTTCTACGTCGGCGCGCCGTCAACCGTAACAACCACAGCCACCGCCACGCCCACGGCCACGCCGACCGCCACGCCGTCGCCATCGGCCACGGCCACCGCCACAATAACGGGTACGCCGCCCACGCCCACCGCGACGGCCACCGGCACACCGCCCACGCCCACGGCGACGGCCACGACCGCCCCCCAGCCGCCGGGCTGGTCGCTTTTCATCCCTATTGCCCGGTAG
- a CDS encoding phosphoglycerate kinase, producing MNKKTVTDIDVNGKKVFVRVDFNVPLSSKDPNANITVTDDTRIRAALPTLNYLLDHGAALILASHLGRPKTADDKQFAMGPVAKKLEEVIGRPVNYIPAVMSDEVKAAAAAMKPGDIILLENTRFDPREKKNDPQLGADFAGLADVYVDDAFGSAHRPDASVDGAAYAMRAKGGPVVSGFLMNAEISALGVAVENPPRPYVAIMGGAKISDKIKLIENLLDKADKILIGGGMANTFLKAQGHNLGKSLVEEEALPEAKRLLEMAADRLILPVDVVTATEISNEAPSEVEMVWALSPDRMALDIGPATVERFNAELQDAQLVIWNGPMGVFETPQFAHGTNQLAQMLATMVDQGTKVIIGGGDSAAAVRKAGLTDKMTHVSTGGGASLELLEGRELPGVVALDER from the coding sequence ATGAACAAGAAAACCGTGACCGACATCGACGTCAACGGCAAGAAAGTTTTCGTGCGGGTCGATTTCAACGTCCCGCTGAGCAGCAAGGACCCCAACGCCAACATCACCGTCACCGACGACACGCGCATTCGCGCCGCGCTGCCGACGTTGAATTATCTGCTCGACCACGGCGCGGCGCTCATCCTGGCCTCGCACCTGGGCCGGCCCAAGACGGCCGACGACAAGCAGTTCGCCATGGGGCCGGTCGCCAAGAAGCTGGAAGAGGTCATCGGCCGGCCGGTCAACTACATCCCGGCGGTGATGAGCGACGAGGTGAAGGCGGCGGCGGCGGCCATGAAGCCGGGCGACATCATCCTGTTGGAGAACACCCGCTTCGACCCGCGCGAGAAGAAAAACGACCCGCAACTGGGAGCCGATTTCGCCGGACTGGCCGACGTCTACGTCGATGACGCCTTCGGCTCGGCCCACCGGCCCGACGCCAGCGTTGACGGCGCGGCCTATGCCATGCGCGCCAAGGGCGGCCCGGTCGTCTCCGGCTTCCTGATGAACGCCGAAATCTCGGCCCTGGGCGTGGCCGTGGAGAACCCGCCGCGCCCCTACGTCGCCATCATGGGCGGGGCCAAAATTTCCGACAAGATCAAGCTGATCGAAAACCTGCTCGATAAGGCCGACAAGATCCTCATCGGCGGCGGCATGGCCAACACCTTCCTAAAGGCGCAGGGGCACAACCTGGGCAAATCGCTGGTGGAGGAAGAGGCGCTGCCGGAGGCCAAGCGGCTGCTGGAGATGGCCGCCGACCGGCTCATCCTGCCGGTGGACGTGGTGACGGCGACCGAGATATCCAACGAGGCCCCGTCGGAGGTGGAGATGGTCTGGGCGCTGTCGCCCGACCGGATGGCCCTCGACATCGGCCCGGCCACGGTGGAGCGCTTCAACGCCGAACTGCAAGACGCGCAACTGGTGATCTGGAACGGCCCGATGGGCGTGTTCGAGACGCCGCAATTCGCCCACGGCACGAACCAACTGGCCCAGATGCTGGCGACGATGGTCGACCAGGGCACGAAGGTCATCATCGGCGGCGGCGACTCGGCGGCGGCCGTGCGCAAGGCCGGCCTGACGGACAAGATGACCCACGTCAGCACCGGCGGTGGGGCCAGTCTGGAACTCCTGGAGGGGCGGGAGTTGCCGGGGGTGGTGGCGTTGGACGAGAGGTAG
- a CDS encoding DNA-methyltransferase has translation MLETIIKFVGKPYYRSPYCAIFNLDCLEAMSKIPTPFANLTVTSPPYNIGKEYESVMPLYDYLNWCESWISQIYRLTVNNGAFWLNLGYIAIADRAKAIPLPYLLWNRIPFFLIQEVIWNYGAGVAGKKFFSPRNEKFLWYIKNGSDYTFNLDDVRDPDVKYPNQKKNGKIKVNSLGKNPSDVWQIPKVTSGADRSSRERTPHPAQFPKALIERIIKASSNAGEIVFDPFLGSGTTAIAALEHKRIAIGFEINSDYCQIAADRIEDFIHTPRQKELLQWEIE, from the coding sequence ATGTTAGAGACCATAATTAAATTTGTTGGGAAGCCCTACTATCGATCGCCTTATTGTGCGATCTTCAATCTAGATTGCTTAGAAGCCATGAGTAAAATCCCAACGCCATTTGCCAATTTAACCGTAACTAGCCCACCTTACAATATCGGCAAAGAGTATGAGAGTGTAATGCCTCTCTATGATTATCTGAATTGGTGCGAAAGCTGGATCTCTCAGATATATAGACTTACGGTGAATAATGGAGCTTTCTGGCTTAATCTGGGCTATATCGCGATAGCGGATCGCGCCAAGGCAATTCCTTTGCCTTATTTGCTTTGGAATCGCATCCCGTTCTTTCTAATTCAAGAGGTTATTTGGAACTATGGCGCTGGAGTTGCCGGCAAAAAATTCTTCTCGCCACGTAATGAAAAGTTTCTCTGGTATATAAAGAATGGATCCGATTATACGTTCAATCTAGATGATGTTCGCGACCCCGATGTGAAGTATCCAAATCAAAAGAAAAACGGTAAGATAAAAGTTAACTCATTAGGTAAAAACCCTTCAGACGTATGGCAAATTCCGAAGGTTACTTCGGGAGCAGACCGAAGTTCTAGAGAACGCACACCACATCCGGCTCAATTTCCCAAGGCGCTTATCGAGAGGATAATAAAAGCGTCATCGAATGCTGGTGAGATAGTCTTTGATCCATTTCTTGGGTCTGGAACAACGGCTATTGCGGCGCTCGAACACAAGAGAATCGCTATAGGCTTCGAGATAAACTCGGATTATTGCCAAATCGCGGCTGATAGAATTGAGGATTTTATCCATACTCCTAGACAAAAGGAGCTATTGCAATGGGAGATTGAGTAA
- a CDS encoding ScaI family restriction endonuclease encodes MKSPYHELPIEMWVTRTRELIDAHPLDPNEIYEVVLTVWDDIFNSKIGSKPFKIGQDLFPRPQIMAYFLHELIPLEFSSRYPGVWRREETADEKDLVYIPDPNYSIEIKTSSSAKRIFGNRSYTQEAENSKKSKSGYYLAINFQRFSSSQKPRIIGVRFGWIDHFDWIGQATATGQQARLDLASERYKLLNLPLQ; translated from the coding sequence ATGAAATCTCCTTATCACGAGTTGCCTATCGAAATGTGGGTAACGCGCACTAGAGAGTTGATCGACGCCCACCCGCTTGATCCAAACGAAATATATGAAGTTGTACTAACTGTATGGGACGATATCTTCAATTCCAAAATTGGCAGTAAACCGTTCAAAATAGGCCAAGACTTGTTTCCGCGCCCCCAAATAATGGCGTATTTTCTTCACGAGTTGATACCGCTTGAATTTTCTAGTCGCTACCCAGGCGTCTGGCGTCGCGAAGAAACCGCGGACGAGAAAGATTTAGTATATATTCCTGACCCAAATTACTCAATTGAGATTAAGACATCTTCAAGCGCCAAAAGAATTTTCGGTAATCGAAGCTACACACAAGAAGCTGAAAATTCTAAGAAAAGCAAATCTGGTTACTATCTTGCAATCAACTTTCAAAGATTTAGTTCGTCTCAGAAGCCTCGGATTATCGGGGTAAGATTTGGCTGGATAGATCATTTTGATTGGATTGGGCAAGCGACTGCTACAGGCCAACAAGCACGACTTGATTTAGCGTCAGAACGATATAAGTTACTCAATCTCCCATTGCAATAG
- a CDS encoding helix-turn-helix domain-containing protein, which translates to MSQELLRRLGANIRHLRLTKGLSQERLAELTGLHRTYIGGVERGERNISLLNLARLAHALEASLSELTCGVDK; encoded by the coding sequence ATGTCCCAGGAACTCTTAAGGAGACTAGGTGCTAACATACGACACCTTCGTTTGACCAAAGGCCTTTCCCAGGAAAGGCTTGCAGAACTTACAGGCTTGCATCGCACGTATATCGGCGGGGTTGAGCGAGGAGAACGAAACATCAGTCTACTTAATCTGGCCCGATTAGCCCATGCTTTAGAAGCATCTCTTTCCGAGCTCACTTGTGGAGTAGACAAATGA
- a CDS encoding GNAT family N-acetyltransferase, with translation MVVTKSKRLFLRFLTYSDQITLTLLFADPDVMRFGDGPRSPEWVQDWLRHTLDSYARRGYGPWAVVEKASGETIGYCGLFHYPDVNGRAEIEIGYRLARACWGQGYATEAVMAARDYAFNALGLTRLIALIDPANVASLRVATKAGLRHEADALLPGYTYPDRVYVIERGQGG, from the coding sequence ATGGTTGTTACCAAGTCAAAACGTCTTTTCCTCAGGTTTTTAACCTATTCCGACCAAATTACCCTAACTCTTCTCTTCGCCGACCCCGACGTCATGCGCTTCGGCGACGGCCCGCGTTCGCCGGAATGGGTGCAAGATTGGCTGCGCCACACCCTGGACAGCTACGCCCGGCGCGGCTACGGCCCGTGGGCGGTGGTGGAAAAGGCCAGCGGCGAAACCATCGGCTATTGCGGCCTGTTCCACTACCCCGACGTCAATGGCCGGGCCGAGATCGAGATCGGCTACCGGCTGGCCCGCGCCTGTTGGGGGCAGGGCTATGCGACCGAGGCCGTTATGGCCGCCCGCGACTACGCCTTTAACGCGCTGGGCCTGACCCGGCTCATCGCCCTGATCGACCCGGCCAACGTCGCCTCGCTGCGCGTCGCCACGAAAGCCGGGCTGCGCCATGAGGCCGACGCGCTGCTGCCGGGGTATACTTATCCCGACCGCGTATACGTCATTGAGCGCGGCCAAGGCGGTTGA
- a CDS encoding alpha/beta fold hydrolase, whose amino-acid sequence MMWLCALPALLIITLLIYLVRSGPTLPPETNRIIDDVLRGELPEIVTGQTGFAQSDGLDIWYECLAPDGPARGTVLLLMGLAGDALFWPPSFLRALVDAGYRVIRYDHRGTGQSDWVKHWDRRQPYTLADMAGDALAVLDALGVARAHLIGQSMGGMIAQEIAIARPDRVASLTLLSTSGFIGDPDLPGLSSGTLLKAAVKGLPLFRYRLLGGEKNLILERVAKQVIAGGPESVDIKETAEVALYDLRRRRGVNLKAMWQHQAAITVAGSRYNRLAALDVPTLVIHGTADPIIPVEQGRKLAAIIPGAQGVWLDGVGHVFPFPDMEPVMTHLLAHLAGQRLPLIA is encoded by the coding sequence ATGATGTGGCTCTGCGCGCTTCCGGCGCTGTTGATCATCACCCTTCTCATCTACCTGGTGCGCTCCGGCCCCACCCTGCCGCCGGAAACGAACCGGATCATCGACGATGTGCTGCGCGGAGAATTGCCGGAGATCGTCACCGGCCAAACAGGCTTCGCCCAATCGGACGGCCTCGACATCTGGTACGAATGCCTCGCGCCCGACGGCCCGGCCCGCGGCACCGTGCTGCTGCTCATGGGGCTGGCCGGCGATGCGCTGTTCTGGCCGCCGTCGTTCCTGCGCGCGCTGGTCGATGCCGGGTATCGGGTCATCCGCTACGACCATCGCGGCACGGGCCAATCCGATTGGGTCAAGCACTGGGATCGGCGACAGCCCTACACCCTGGCCGACATGGCCGGCGACGCCCTGGCTGTGCTCGACGCGCTGGGCGTGGCGCGGGCGCATCTGATCGGCCAGTCGATGGGCGGCATGATCGCCCAGGAAATCGCCATCGCCCGGCCCGACCGGGTGGCCTCGCTCACGCTGCTGAGCACGTCGGGCTTCATCGGCGACCCCGACCTGCCGGGGCTGTCGTCCGGCACCCTGCTGAAGGCGGCCGTCAAGGGCCTACCCCTGTTCCGCTACCGGCTGCTGGGCGGCGAGAAGAATCTCATCCTGGAGCGTGTCGCCAAGCAGGTGATCGCCGGCGGGCCGGAAAGCGTGGACATCAAGGAGACGGCCGAGGTCGCCCTCTACGACCTGCGGCGGCGGCGCGGCGTCAATCTGAAAGCGATGTGGCAACATCAGGCCGCGATCACGGTAGCCGGTTCGCGCTATAACCGGCTGGCCGCGCTCGATGTGCCGACGCTGGTCATCCACGGCACGGCCGATCCGATCATCCCGGTCGAGCAGGGCCGTAAACTGGCCGCTATCATCCCCGGCGCGCAGGGGGTATGGCTCGACGGCGTGGGCCACGTCTTCCCGTTTCCCGACATGGAACCGGTGATGACCCACCTGCTGGCCCATCTGGCCGGGCAACGGTTGCCGCTGATAGCGTAA
- a CDS encoding putative quinol monooxygenase gives MYGLIGKMIAAPGKRDDLIAILLEGIAGMPGCLSYIVAADPADADAIWITEVWDNAASHQASLSLPSVRAAIDRARPIIAGFGDSTVTTPVGGHGL, from the coding sequence ATGTATGGACTGATCGGAAAAATGATCGCCGCGCCCGGCAAGCGCGATGACCTGATCGCCATTCTGCTGGAAGGCATCGCCGGCATGCCCGGCTGTCTCAGCTACATCGTGGCCGCCGACCCGGCCGACGCCGACGCCATCTGGATCACCGAGGTCTGGGACAACGCGGCCAGCCATCAGGCGTCGCTGTCGCTGCCGTCGGTGCGGGCGGCCATCGACCGCGCCCGGCCGATCATCGCCGGCTTTGGCGATTCCACCGTCACCACGCCGGTCGGTGGTCATGGATTATAG
- a CDS encoding PPOX class F420-dependent oxidoreductase yields the protein MNRVIPDGFMDLVNAPPVAALTTIMPDGQPQTTVVWCDYDGEFVRVNTMRGFRKEKNMRLNPRVTLLCYDPREPLRSLEIRGCVEEMTEVGAMEHLDGLSLRYTGASPYFGACVPAELRATETPILCRIRPTHVVGLDARKKKAAS from the coding sequence ATGAACCGCGTAATTCCTGACGGGTTTATGGATCTGGTCAACGCGCCGCCGGTGGCCGCGCTGACCACCATCATGCCCGACGGCCAACCGCAAACAACCGTCGTGTGGTGCGACTACGACGGCGAATTCGTGCGCGTCAACACCATGCGCGGCTTTCGCAAAGAGAAGAACATGCGCCTCAACCCGCGGGTCACGCTGCTGTGCTACGATCCGCGCGAACCGTTGCGCTCCTTGGAGATTCGTGGCTGCGTCGAAGAGATGACCGAAGTTGGGGCCATGGAGCACCTGGACGGGCTATCGCTGCGCTACACCGGCGCGTCGCCCTACTTCGGGGCATGCGTGCCCGCCGAACTGCGGGCGACGGAGACCCCCATCCTGTGCCGCATTCGCCCGACGCACGTCGTCGGCCTGGACGCCCGAAAGAAGAAGGCGGCGTCATGA
- a CDS encoding PPOX class F420-dependent oxidoreductase, translating to MSLPIPQAHLDLLTRPVHGVLTTMMPDGQPQSSLVWCDCDGECARVNTTAERQKGRNMIANPRVTLLIVDPDDTARYIEIRGTAQLITDGAVAHLDEITRAYTHHPQYYGYIYPREQRERETRLICRIQATKITLDAIHK from the coding sequence ATGAGCCTGCCCATCCCTCAAGCCCACCTGGACTTGTTGACGCGGCCCGTCCACGGCGTGCTGACGACGATGATGCCCGACGGCCAGCCGCAATCCAGTCTGGTATGGTGCGATTGCGACGGCGAATGCGCCCGCGTCAACACGACGGCCGAGCGCCAGAAAGGGCGCAACATGATCGCCAACCCGCGGGTCACGTTGCTCATCGTGGATCCCGATGACACGGCCCGCTACATCGAGATTCGGGGCACGGCGCAACTCATCACGGACGGCGCGGTCGCCCATCTGGATGAGATCACCCGCGCCTACACTCACCATCCGCAGTATTACGGCTATATTTATCCACGGGAACAACGCGAGCGAGAAACGCGCCTGATTTGCCGGATTCAGGCGACCAAAATCACCCTCGACGCCATTCACAAGTGA
- a CDS encoding saccharopine dehydrogenase family protein — translation MKIFILGGYGLTGKLLARHLLQQTEADVVIAGRTLEKAAAFAGELNAEFAGERVSARRADAADGDSLGQALAGTDLLLVAAPTTRHVDTVIEAALAAGVDYLDIQLDAHKLARLKAMAPQIEAAGRCFITEAGYHPGLPAVMVRQAAAQLDTIDAAVVAGYLNMGHDLPYSDAVDELMEAFRHYEAQTYQDGHWTEPGHYTTREVDFGGEIGPRHCFSMFFEELRDLPALYPTLRELGFYIASTHWLVDWVITPLVMAGLKVPSPGVSHNLGRLMWWGMQTFARPPYLVMIHTTARGRKDGAPAAVELAVSHADGYELTAIPVVACLRQYIDGTARRPGLWYMGHLVEPGRFFVDMATMGVAIVMGDCLFF, via the coding sequence ATGAAAATCTTCATCTTGGGCGGCTATGGGCTGACGGGCAAGTTATTGGCCCGCCACCTCCTACAGCAGACCGAAGCGGATGTCGTCATTGCCGGGCGCACCCTTGAGAAAGCGGCAGCGTTCGCCGGAGAACTGAACGCTGAATTTGCCGGCGAGCGCGTGTCGGCCCGACGCGCCGACGCCGCCGATGGGGATAGCCTGGGCCAAGCATTGGCCGGCACCGATCTCCTGCTGGTGGCCGCGCCGACGACCCGCCATGTGGATACAGTCATCGAGGCCGCGCTGGCGGCGGGCGTGGACTACCTCGACATCCAACTCGACGCCCACAAACTGGCCCGGCTCAAGGCAATGGCCCCGCAGATCGAGGCCGCCGGACGCTGCTTCATCACCGAGGCCGGCTACCATCCCGGCTTGCCGGCGGTCATGGTGCGCCAGGCCGCCGCGCAACTGGACACGATCGACGCGGCCGTCGTCGCCGGCTATCTCAATATGGGCCACGACCTGCCCTACTCCGACGCGGTGGACGAGTTAATGGAAGCCTTCCGCCACTACGAGGCGCAGACCTATCAGGACGGCCATTGGACGGAGCCGGGCCACTACACGACCCGCGAGGTAGACTTTGGGGGCGAGATCGGTCCGCGCCACTGCTTCTCGATGTTCTTCGAGGAACTGCGCGACCTGCCGGCGCTCTACCCCACGCTGCGCGAGTTGGGCTTCTACATTGCCAGCACCCATTGGCTGGTCGATTGGGTCATCACGCCGCTGGTCATGGCCGGGCTGAAAGTGCCGTCGCCGGGCGTGAGTCACAACCTGGGCCGGTTGATGTGGTGGGGGATGCAGACGTTTGCCCGGCCGCCCTACCTGGTGATGATCCACACCACGGCGCGCGGCCGAAAAGACGGCGCGCCGGCCGCGGTTGAGCTTGCCGTTTCCCATGCCGACGGCTACGAATTGACGGCCATTCCCGTCGTCGCCTGCCTGCGGCAATACATCGACGGCACGGCGCGGCGGCCGGGGCTGTGGTACATGGGGCATCTGGTGGAGCCGGGGCGGTTTTTTGTGGATATGGCGACGATGGGAGTTGCCATAGTCATGGGCGACTGTTTATTCTTTTGA
- a CDS encoding nucleotidyl transferase family protein — protein MDDAIRHLIQSIHDSPPRAVFAAAGAGSQSLADLLGVPGASRTLLEALIPYAADSFDEFLGRTPEQYVSAETGRRMAGRALARAYHLRELETFPIVGLAATAAIVTDRPKKGEHRAHVATWSPGRLTAWTLHLEKGARDRAGEEGLVSRLLLDALGEACGVADRPTLPLGPGDGLEAASVDFAAAAGQLRREAIDWFGIAPDGDLLTEPPAAVLSGSFNPLHAGHIGLAETAAALLGAPVAFEVSAVNVDKPPLEPAVLLERLSQFAGRYAAVAGNAPTYVAKSRLYPGATFVVGFDTAARVIQPRYYGDSEMAMLEALRELRERGNRFLVAGREGADGAFRELYELAIPEGFGGLFAAIPAGLFRHDASSTEIRAALKEEASKE, from the coding sequence ATGGACGACGCCATCCGCCACCTCATCCAGTCTATCCACGACAGCCCACCGCGCGCCGTCTTCGCCGCCGCCGGGGCGGGCAGCCAGTCTTTGGCCGACCTGCTGGGTGTGCCCGGTGCGTCGCGCACGTTGCTGGAGGCGCTCATCCCCTACGCCGCCGACTCGTTCGATGAATTCCTGGGCCGGACGCCGGAGCAATACGTCTCGGCCGAGACCGGGCGGCGGATGGCCGGGCGGGCGCTGGCCCGTGCCTATCACCTACGCGAATTGGAAACGTTCCCTATCGTTGGCCTGGCCGCCACGGCGGCCATCGTCACCGACCGGCCCAAGAAGGGGGAGCACCGCGCCCACGTCGCGACCTGGTCGCCCGGCCGGCTGACGGCCTGGACGCTGCATCTGGAGAAAGGGGCGCGCGACCGGGCCGGCGAAGAGGGCTTGGTCAGCCGCCTGCTGCTGGACGCGCTGGGCGAGGCCTGCGGCGTGGCCGACCGCCCGACTCTACCCCTCGGCCCCGGCGACGGCCTGGAAGCGGCCAGCGTCGATTTCGCCGCCGCGGCCGGGCAGTTGCGACGGGAAGCGATCGACTGGTTCGGCATCGCCCCCGACGGCGACCTGTTGACCGAGCCGCCGGCGGCCGTCCTCTCCGGCTCGTTCAACCCGCTCCACGCTGGGCATATCGGCCTGGCCGAGACGGCCGCGGCGTTGCTGGGCGCGCCGGTGGCCTTCGAGGTGTCGGCCGTCAACGTGGACAAGCCGCCGTTGGAGCCGGCTGTATTGCTGGAGCGGCTCAGCCAGTTCGCCGGGCGCTATGCGGCCGTGGCCGGCAACGCGCCGACCTACGTCGCCAAGTCGCGGCTCTATCCGGGGGCGACCTTCGTGGTCGGTTTCGATACGGCGGCGCGCGTCATCCAACCGCGCTATTACGGCGATAGCGAGATGGCGATGCTAGAGGCTCTGCGCGAGCTACGGGAGCGCGGCAACCGCTTCCTGGTGGCCGGGCGGGAGGGGGCCGATGGCGCGTTTAGGGAGCTATACGAACTGGCGATACCGGAAGGATTTGGCGGGTTGTTCGCGGCGATTCCGGCGGGGCTGTTCCGGCATGATGCGTCTTCGACGGAGATACGGGCCGCATTAAAGGAGGAGGCGTCAAAAGAATAA